The Papio anubis isolate 15944 chromosome 1, Panubis1.0, whole genome shotgun sequence genome window below encodes:
- the LOC108581530 gene encoding protein S100-A7 isoform X3 — translation MSNTQAETSIIGMIDMFHKYTRRDDKIDKPSLLTMMKENFPNFLSACDKKGIHYLTSVFERKDKNEDKKIDFSEFLSLLGDIATDYHKQSHGGAPCSGGSQ, via the exons ATGAGCAACACTCAAGCTGAGACGTCCATAATAGGCATGATCGACATGTTTCACAAATACACCAGACGTGATGACAAGATTGACAAGCCAAGCCTGCTGACGATGATgaaggagaacttccccaacttccTCAGTGCCTGT GACAAAAAGGGCATACATTACCTGACCAGTGTCTTTGAGAGAAAGGACAAGAATGAGGATAAGAAGATTGATTTTTCTGAGTTTCTGTCCTTGCTGGGAGACATAGCCACAGACTACCACAAGCAAAGCCACGGAGGGGCGCCCTGTTCCGGGGGAAGCCAGTGA
- the LOC108581530 gene encoding protein S100-A7 isoform X1 encodes MTEVARGLPAPGKSQAEPYKGTALFPNTHISLILLLVSLPSSAFLKAKMSNTQAETSIIGMIDMFHKYTRRDDKIDKPSLLTMMKENFPNFLSACDKKGIHYLTSVFERKDKNEDKKIDFSEFLSLLGDIATDYHKQSHGGAPCSGGSQ; translated from the exons ATGACAGAGGTGGCCCGAGGCCTCCCAGCCCCTGGGAAGAGCCAGGCTGAGCCTTATAAAGGGACTGCTCTTTTTCCAAACACACACATCTCACTCATCCTGCTTCTCGTGTCGCTTCCCAGCTCCG CCTTTCTGAAAGCCAAGATGAGCAACACTCAAGCTGAGACGTCCATAATAGGCATGATCGACATGTTTCACAAATACACCAGACGTGATGACAAGATTGACAAGCCAAGCCTGCTGACGATGATgaaggagaacttccccaacttccTCAGTGCCTGT GACAAAAAGGGCATACATTACCTGACCAGTGTCTTTGAGAGAAAGGACAAGAATGAGGATAAGAAGATTGATTTTTCTGAGTTTCTGTCCTTGCTGGGAGACATAGCCACAGACTACCACAAGCAAAGCCACGGAGGGGCGCCCTGTTCCGGGGGAAGCCAGTGA
- the LOC108581530 gene encoding protein S100-A7 isoform X2, producing the protein MLPLPQTRERGAPPKEGGDEDINQPDSCSGPACSFLKAKMSNTQAETSIIGMIDMFHKYTRRDDKIDKPSLLTMMKENFPNFLSACDKKGIHYLTSVFERKDKNEDKKIDFSEFLSLLGDIATDYHKQSHGGAPCSGGSQ; encoded by the exons ATGTTGCCCCTACCTCAGACTCGGGAGAGGGGAGCTCCCCCAAAAGAAGGAGGAGATGAAGATATCAACCAGCCAGATTCCTGTTCAGGACCAGCCTGTT CCTTTCTGAAAGCCAAGATGAGCAACACTCAAGCTGAGACGTCCATAATAGGCATGATCGACATGTTTCACAAATACACCAGACGTGATGACAAGATTGACAAGCCAAGCCTGCTGACGATGATgaaggagaacttccccaacttccTCAGTGCCTGT GACAAAAAGGGCATACATTACCTGACCAGTGTCTTTGAGAGAAAGGACAAGAATGAGGATAAGAAGATTGATTTTTCTGAGTTTCTGTCCTTGCTGGGAGACATAGCCACAGACTACCACAAGCAAAGCCACGGAGGGGCGCCCTGTTCCGGGGGAAGCCAGTGA